In Phocoena phocoena chromosome 3, mPhoPho1.1, whole genome shotgun sequence, a single window of DNA contains:
- the NKX2-5 gene encoding homeobox protein Nkx-2.5: MFPSPALTPTPFSVKDILNLEQQQRSLAAGELSARLEATLAPASCMLAAFKPEAYAGPEAAAPGLPELRAELGPAPSPAKCLPAFSAAPAFYPRAYGDPDPAKDPRADKKELCALQKAVELEKPEADSAERPRARRRRKPRVLFSQAQVYELERRFKQQRYLSAPERDQLASVLKLTSTQVKIWFQNRRYKCKRQRQDQTLELVGLPPPPPPPARRIAVPVLVRDGKPCLGDSAPYAPAYGVGLNAYGYNAYPAYPGYGGAACSPGYSCTAAYPAGPPPAQSATAAANNNFVNFGVGDLNAVQSPGIPQGNSGVSTLHGIRAW, from the exons ATGTTCCCCAGCCCCGCGCTCACGCCCACGCCGTTCTCGGTCAAAGACATCCTGAATCTGGAGCAGCAGCAGCGCAGCCTGGCCGCCGGGGAGCTCTCCGCGCGCCTGGAGGCCACCCTGGCGCCCGCCTCCTGCATGCTGGCCGCCTTCAAGCCCGAGGCCTACGCGGGGCCGGAGGCCGCAGCGCCCGGCCTCCCCGAGCTGCGCGCCGAGCTGGGCCCCGCGCCCTCGCCCGCCAAGTGCTTGCCTGCCTTCTCAGCCGCCCCCGCCTTCTATCCGCGTGCCTATGGCGACCCCGACCCTGCCAAGGACCCTCGAGCCGATAAGAAAG AGCTGTGCGCGCTGCAGAAGGCGGTGGAGCTGGAGAAGCCTGAGGCGGACAGCGCCGAGCGACCCCGGGCGCGACGGCGGAGGAAGCCGCGCGTGCTCTTCTCGCAGGCGCAGGTCTACGAGCTGGAGCGGCGCTTCAAGCAGCAGAGGTACCTGTCGGCTCCGGAGCGCGACCAGCTGGCCAGCGTGCTGAAGCTGACGTCTACGCAGGTCAAGATCTGGTTCCAGAACCGGCGCTACAAGTGCAAGCGGCAACGGCAGGACCAGACTCTGGAGCTGGTGGGGCTGCccccgccaccgccgccgccagcGCGCAGGATCGCGGTGCCAGTGTTGGTGCGCGATGGCAAGCCTTGCCTCGGGGACTCGGCGCCCTACGCGCCAGCCTATGGCGTGGGCCTCAACGCCTACGGCTATAACGCCTACCCCGCCTACCCGGGTTACGGTGGCGCGGCCTGCAGCCCTGGCTACAGCTGCACCGCTGCTTACCCCGCCGGGCCGCCACCGGCGCAGTCGGCTACGGCGGCCGCCAACAACAACTTCGTGAACTTCGGCGTCGGGGACTTGAACGCCGTGCAGAGCCCCGGGATTCCGCAGGGCAACTCAGGAGTGTCCACGCTGCACGGTATCCGAGCCTGGTAG